In a genomic window of uncultured Flavobacterium sp.:
- a CDS encoding RsmD family RNA methyltransferase, with the protein MRIISGKYKGRRIFPPKNLPVRPTTDMSKEALFNVLNNHFSFDGLKVLDLFSGTGNISYEFASRGSAPITSVDGDFGCVKFVKQVASEYDFNIAATKSDVYKFLENCKTSYDIIFADPPYGLDQNAFEKIVLTVFERDLLHEDGMMIIEHSKYTKMEHLSNFSFQKSYGGSFFSFFELNSTDDDEELPDNSIKIIEEDEG; encoded by the coding sequence ATGAGAATCATTTCAGGAAAATACAAAGGACGCCGAATTTTTCCGCCAAAAAACCTTCCTGTAAGACCTACGACTGACATGAGTAAAGAAGCATTGTTTAATGTTTTAAATAATCATTTTAGTTTTGACGGCTTAAAGGTTTTAGACTTATTTTCGGGAACCGGTAATATCAGTTACGAATTCGCTTCACGCGGAAGTGCTCCAATTACCTCAGTTGACGGTGATTTTGGATGCGTAAAATTTGTCAAACAAGTCGCTTCAGAATATGATTTTAATATCGCTGCTACAAAAAGTGATGTTTATAAATTTCTGGAAAATTGCAAAACATCATACGATATTATTTTTGCAGATCCGCCTTATGGATTAGATCAGAATGCTTTTGAAAAAATTGTTTTAACCGTTTTCGAAAGAGATTTACTTCATGAAGACGGAATGATGATTATCGAGCATTCGAAATACACGAAAATGGAACATTTAAGTAATTTTTCTTTTCAGAAAAGTTACGGTGGATCTTTCTTTAGTTTCTTCGAATTGAATTCTACAGATGACGACGAAGAACTTCCGGACAATTCCATAAAAATAATAGAAGAAGACGAAGGATAA
- a CDS encoding DUF3822 family protein produces MSLQNTNITSKNYKKLSIQVSLNGFSFCCFDTLNNTITAFNEVNFDAAQKTSKIEDLYSAAFKNYPELKDSYDEILVIHNNNLSTFVPTALFDENYLASYLQYTTKVFETDFFTFDHLSKYEMNSVYIPYVNINNFLIDTVGSFDYKHVNSILVEKIIENSKNNDEKKMVVNFNPNHFEIIVVQNQKLLLFNSFEYQTPEDFLYYILFTAEQLSLNPESFPLELLGTIDRNDPFYAIAYKYIRHISFMDVETLQQRNRFSTAQNQKHYILFQS; encoded by the coding sequence ATGTCATTGCAAAATACTAATATCACTTCAAAAAATTACAAAAAACTTTCTATTCAGGTTTCCTTGAATGGATTTTCGTTTTGTTGTTTTGATACTCTAAATAATACGATTACAGCGTTTAACGAAGTTAACTTTGATGCCGCACAAAAAACATCAAAAATTGAAGACTTATATAGTGCTGCTTTCAAAAACTATCCTGAATTAAAAGATTCTTACGACGAGATTTTGGTAATTCACAACAATAATCTTTCAACTTTTGTACCAACGGCTTTGTTCGACGAAAATTACCTGGCAAGCTATTTACAATACACTACAAAAGTTTTTGAAACTGATTTTTTTACTTTCGATCATCTTTCAAAATACGAAATGAATTCGGTTTACATTCCGTATGTCAATATCAATAACTTTTTAATTGACACCGTTGGTTCGTTTGATTACAAACATGTCAACAGTATTTTAGTCGAAAAAATCATTGAAAATTCAAAAAACAATGATGAGAAAAAAATGGTAGTGAATTTCAATCCAAATCATTTTGAAATAATCGTTGTACAAAATCAAAAACTGCTATTATTCAATTCTTTTGAATACCAGACGCCGGAAGATTTTCTTTATTATATTCTATTTACTGCCGAACAATTGAGCTTAAATCCAGAAAGTTTTCCGCTTGAATTATTAGGAACAATAGATAGAAACGACCCTTTTTATGCCATTGCTTACAAGTACATTCGCCATATTTCTTTTATGGATGTAGAGACTTTACAGCAAAGAAACCGCTTTTCAACTGCACAAAATCAAAAACATTATATCTTATTTCAATCATGA
- a CDS encoding AAA family ATPase, whose amino-acid sequence MNSSLFYGVLQKRFPFAPTYKQDIFFQKIAIFLTDTHNDTIFVLKGYAGTGKTTVISTIVNNLGDINKKFVLLAPTGRAAKVIANYSNTPAFTIHKKIYFPKKSAGGGVAFTKQLNKHKNTIFIVDEASMISDSNSDSKLYDNGSLLDDLISYVYSGTNCKMILLGDTAQLPPVNLDISPALDTHTLAAHYNKEIEHIELDEVMRQEESSGILFNATELRELLKESFITEFKFNVKKFKDIVRLTDGYDIQDAINSAYSNYSIEDTAFIVRSNKRANQYNEQIRTRILFKESELSVGDFLMVVKNNYFWLKETDEAGFIANGDIIEVLELFGIKELYGFTFAKVKIRMVDYPEQKPFETVLLLDTIKSESPSLTYEESNRLYEEVMKDYENETTKYKKFQKVKENEYFNGLQVKFSYAITCHKSQGGQWNTVFIEQPYLPNGIDRDYIRWLYTAMTRAKNKLYLIGFKDESFEE is encoded by the coding sequence ATGAATTCATCTTTGTTTTACGGCGTTTTGCAAAAAAGATTTCCGTTTGCTCCAACATACAAACAGGACATTTTTTTTCAGAAAATCGCTATTTTCTTAACGGACACACATAACGATACGATTTTTGTACTAAAAGGATATGCCGGAACTGGAAAAACGACTGTGATTTCGACAATTGTAAACAATCTTGGCGATATTAATAAAAAGTTTGTTTTGCTGGCGCCAACGGGTCGTGCGGCTAAAGTAATTGCTAATTATTCGAATACGCCAGCTTTTACAATCCATAAAAAAATATATTTTCCTAAAAAGTCGGCTGGCGGAGGCGTTGCTTTTACCAAGCAATTGAACAAGCATAAAAATACGATTTTTATCGTCGACGAGGCTTCGATGATTTCTGATAGCAATTCAGATTCTAAGCTTTATGATAATGGATCGCTTCTGGACGATTTGATTTCGTACGTATATTCGGGAACCAATTGCAAGATGATTCTTCTTGGAGATACCGCTCAGTTGCCGCCCGTAAATTTAGATATAAGTCCGGCGCTTGATACGCATACTTTGGCGGCGCATTATAATAAAGAAATCGAACATATAGAACTCGACGAAGTAATGCGTCAGGAGGAAAGTTCAGGGATTTTGTTTAATGCGACGGAATTGCGAGAATTGCTAAAAGAAAGCTTTATTACCGAGTTTAAATTCAATGTAAAAAAGTTTAAAGATATTGTTCGTTTAACGGATGGTTACGATATTCAGGATGCAATTAATTCGGCTTACAGCAATTATAGTATTGAAGATACGGCGTTTATAGTTCGTTCTAATAAAAGAGCGAATCAATATAACGAACAAATCAGAACGAGGATTTTGTTTAAAGAAAGTGAACTTTCTGTGGGCGATTTCCTGATGGTGGTAAAGAATAATTATTTCTGGTTAAAAGAAACTGATGAAGCGGGATTTATTGCCAATGGTGATATTATTGAAGTTCTGGAGCTTTTTGGAATCAAAGAATTATACGGATTTACTTTCGCGAAAGTAAAAATACGAATGGTCGATTATCCGGAGCAGAAACCTTTTGAAACTGTTTTGTTATTAGATACAATCAAAAGTGAATCTCCATCTTTAACGTACGAAGAATCAAATCGTTTGTACGAAGAAGTGATGAAGGATTATGAAAATGAAACGACGAAATACAAGAAGTTTCAGAAAGTAAAAGAGAACGAATATTTTAACGGATTACAAGTGAAATTCTCGTACGCAATTACGTGTCATAAATCGCAAGGAGGGCAGTGGAATACGGTTTTTATTGAACAGCCGTATTTGCCAAACGGAATCGATCGCGATTATATCAGATGGCTTTATACTGCTATGACACGTGCCAAAAATAAGTTATATTTGATAGGATTTAAAGACGAGAGTTTTGAGGAATAA